One window from the genome of [Clostridium] celerecrescens 18A encodes:
- a CDS encoding CoA-transferase subunit beta, whose translation MMEEKNRVCDIMVCAMARLIPDGSKVFHGVSSHMPMIALLLAKALHAPGAVHLNIPGGTDPDPVRLKKYTSAGPELLERSTSYFPLMEVFDLAMRGGLDVAFLSGIQFDSHGNVNASVIGDYKKPKVRMPGGAGSAVLIPTAKRAILWRTKHDKRTFVNQVDFVTTRGNVERIITPLCIFKMEHGEMVLETIHPTSSLEEVQENTGFPIKYSHIAYTPLPTKEELSALKRIDPGDFRNIEF comes from the coding sequence ATGATGGAAGAAAAAAACAGAGTCTGCGATATTATGGTCTGCGCCATGGCCCGCCTCATACCTGACGGCAGCAAGGTTTTTCACGGAGTATCCTCCCATATGCCCATGATTGCGCTGCTGCTTGCAAAAGCGCTTCATGCACCGGGAGCTGTACATTTGAATATCCCGGGAGGAACAGACCCGGATCCGGTGAGGCTTAAAAAGTATACCAGTGCAGGCCCGGAGCTTTTGGAACGTTCCACTTCATATTTTCCTTTAATGGAAGTATTTGACCTGGCCATGAGAGGGGGGTTAGATGTGGCATTCTTAAGCGGAATCCAGTTTGATTCCCATGGCAATGTCAATGCGTCGGTTATCGGAGATTACAAAAAACCAAAGGTGAGGATGCCTGGAGGAGCAGGAAGTGCTGTTCTTATACCAACGGCAAAGAGGGCGATTCTCTGGAGGACAAAGCATGATAAGCGCACCTTTGTGAATCAGGTGGATTTTGTAACTACCAGGGGAAATGTGGAACGGATCATCACCCCCTTATGCATCTTTAAAATGGAACATGGAGAAATGGTTCTTGAAACCATCCACCCAACTTCCAGCTTAGAGGAGGTACAGGAAAATACCGGATTTCCAATAAAATACTCCCATATCGCCTATACGCCCCTTCCTACAAAGGAAGAACTGAGCGCGCTGAAACGGATCGATCCGGGAGATTTCAGAAATATAGAATTCTAA
- a CDS encoding CoA transferase subunit A, whose amino-acid sequence MSKIMTLQEAAARIYDGDILGLGGNVLHRAPMAMVRELVRQKKRDLKLVKTAGAMDVDMLCFGGCVSSVDAGFISYESEYSLAGHYRRAVESGAVKGNEHACYTVISALRAASYGVGFMPVKGLVISDLIDANDYFIRVEDPFTKEPVTVVKAIRPEVAVIHVQEADEEGNARITGPLFEDVLFSRAAKRVILTAENIVHGSAFTGSSKKADIPHFLVEAVVRVPKGAAPCSCPGSYDIDGKNLKEFKGLKDLDGLNVYLKAFEKSDYKG is encoded by the coding sequence ATGAGCAAAATAATGACTTTGCAGGAGGCGGCCGCCCGGATCTATGACGGAGATATTCTTGGCCTAGGCGGCAATGTGCTCCATCGGGCGCCCATGGCGATGGTACGGGAACTGGTGCGTCAGAAAAAAAGAGACTTAAAGCTGGTAAAGACAGCAGGAGCCATGGATGTGGACATGCTTTGTTTCGGAGGCTGTGTTTCCAGCGTAGATGCCGGCTTTATCAGCTATGAAAGTGAATATTCCCTGGCCGGACATTACCGCAGGGCCGTTGAAAGCGGAGCTGTCAAAGGGAACGAGCACGCCTGTTATACGGTGATCTCCGCGCTCCGTGCCGCCAGCTACGGAGTGGGATTCATGCCTGTAAAGGGGCTTGTGATCAGCGACTTAATCGATGCCAATGATTATTTCATACGGGTCGAGGATCCGTTTACAAAGGAGCCGGTGACAGTGGTAAAGGCCATAAGGCCGGAGGTTGCGGTTATTCATGTACAGGAGGCGGATGAAGAGGGGAACGCCAGGATCACAGGGCCATTATTTGAGGATGTCCTGTTTTCCAGGGCAGCCAAAAGGGTCATCCTGACAGCAGAGAATATCGTCCATGGATCTGCGTTTACCGGAAGTTCAAAAAAGGCGGATATTCCTCATTTTCTGGTGGAAGCAGTTGTCAGGGTCCCCAAAGGGGCTGCACCATGTTCTTGTCCGGGTTCTTATGATATTGACGGAAAGAATCTAAAGGAATTTAAAGGGCTGAAAGATTTGGACGGCCTGAATGTCTATTTAAAGGCATTTGAAAAGTCCGATTACAAAGGATAA
- a CDS encoding CoA-disulfide reductase, with amino-acid sequence MKIIIIGGVAAGMSAASKIRRVDPDAKVTVYEKGGFLSYGACGLPYYVGDYNDDYRKMIARSRETFTKMGIETFLRHEVQSVDVERKEVLVKNLENGQEFTDSYDKLMIAVGASAVVPPFPGKELMGVHVLKSMEDGIFLKEYAKMPEVQNIVIVGGGYIGVECAEAFLNLGKNVRMLEAAPRILMPFDEQIAALAHEELVKSGVLLNTGEKVEGFYGDGLYVKGVKTDKGTYDADLVIVAVGVRPCTEFLKNTGITMGKNGGLIVDQEMRTSIPDVYAAGDCILVYNEVLEEDSFLALGTVANKCGRIAGANLAGGHEAFIGALGSAAIKVCGLELGRTGMGEGDAIRLTKDYKTLVIQANDHPAYYPDPTPITIKLIYEKGTKRLLGAQTCGQKGAVLRADVFAVAIHCRMTTAELGMTDLIYAPPFSGVWDAIQIACNAAK; translated from the coding sequence ATGAAGATTATTATAATTGGAGGAGTAGCGGCAGGAATGAGTGCCGCCTCCAAGATCCGCAGGGTCGACCCGGACGCGAAAGTAACGGTCTATGAAAAGGGAGGCTTTCTCTCTTATGGAGCGTGCGGACTTCCCTACTATGTAGGGGACTATAACGATGATTACCGCAAGATGATCGCCCGTTCACGGGAGACCTTCACTAAGATGGGCATAGAAACCTTCCTCCGCCACGAGGTACAATCCGTTGACGTGGAAAGGAAAGAGGTCCTTGTAAAGAACCTTGAAAACGGTCAGGAATTTACGGATTCTTATGATAAATTAATGATAGCTGTTGGGGCATCGGCTGTGGTTCCTCCCTTTCCGGGCAAGGAGCTTATGGGAGTCCATGTTCTTAAGTCCATGGAAGACGGCATCTTTTTAAAGGAATATGCAAAAATGCCGGAAGTCCAAAACATCGTCATCGTTGGAGGCGGATATATCGGAGTGGAGTGTGCGGAAGCATTTTTGAATCTGGGAAAGAATGTCCGTATGCTTGAGGCAGCGCCCAGAATCCTTATGCCCTTTGACGAGCAAATCGCTGCCCTGGCCCATGAGGAGTTGGTAAAGTCAGGGGTCCTTCTTAACACCGGAGAAAAGGTGGAAGGGTTTTATGGAGACGGTCTTTATGTAAAAGGTGTAAAAACAGATAAGGGAACCTACGATGCGGATCTGGTGATCGTTGCCGTGGGTGTCCGTCCCTGTACGGAATTTCTGAAGAACACAGGAATCACCATGGGGAAAAACGGTGGCCTCATTGTGGACCAGGAAATGAGAACCTCTATTCCGGATGTGTATGCGGCGGGAGACTGTATTTTAGTCTATAACGAAGTATTAGAGGAAGACAGCTTTTTGGCTCTTGGAACAGTTGCGAACAAATGCGGCAGAATCGCAGGCGCCAATTTAGCAGGGGGCCATGAAGCGTTTATCGGTGCCCTTGGGTCTGCGGCGATCAAGGTTTGCGGGCTGGAGCTTGGACGTACGGGTATGGGAGAAGGAGATGCCATACGACTAACTAAGGATTATAAGACTTTGGTTATCCAGGCCAATGACCATCCGGCGTACTATCCGGATCCAACGCCGATCACCATAAAGCTGATCTATGAAAAAGGTACAAAAAGGCTGCTTGGTGCACAGACCTGCGGACAAAAGGGGGCTGTTTTGCGGGCAGATGTATTTGCTGTGGCAATTCATTGCAGGATGACAACGGCAGAGCTTGGAATGACGGATCTCATTTATGCACCTCCCTTTTCCGGGGTATGGGATGCCATCCAGATTGCCTGCAATGCAGCGAAATAA